In the genome of Mucilaginibacter sp. 14171R-50, the window TAAATTACATTTTTTAAGTTAGTTAGCATATCCTCCGTGATCTTTGCCAGGTCGTACTCCAAAGCCCAGCCCCAATCCTGTTGTGCCTGTGTATCATCTATTGATTTTGGCCAGCTATCGGCAATTGCCTGCCGGGGGTCATTATCGGCATAGCTCATTTCAAAGCCCGGTATATGCTTTTTAATTTCTTCGGCCAGTTGCTCTGGCGTAAAACTTATACCCGCCAGGTTATAGCTCGACCGGATGCTCAGGTTTTCTGCAGGGGCATCCATCAGGCTGATGGTAGCGCGTATGGCATCGTCCATATACATCATGGGCAAAGCCGTTTGTGCCGACAGGAAACCCTGGTATTTTCCTTTCTTTAATGCTTCATGGAAAATATGTACGGCGTAATCCGTGGTCCCGCCTCCCGGATTAGCGCGCCATCCTATAAGGCCCGGGTAACGCAAACTACGTACATCCACGCCATATTTAGTGTGGTAATACTCGCACCAGCGTTCGCCGGCCAGCTTGCTAAAGCCATAAACCGTGTTAGGGTCCATAATACAATACTGCGGTGTATTGTACTGCGGCGAATGCGGCCCAAATACTGCTATTGAGCTTGGCCAAAATATTTTTGAAGTTTTAAATTCTACGGCAAAATCAAGCACATGCAGTAAGCCGGTCATATTTAAATCCCAGGCCATTTTTGGTTTTTGCTCGCCTACTGCCGATAATATTGCGGCCAGCAGGTAAACCTGCGTGGGGCGGTGCTTATCAAACAGATGGTGCAGGTTATCCTTATCAAGAACGTTAGCAAACTCAAACGGGCCGCTATTACGGATAGCATAATTCGGGCTGTTTATATCAGATGCTATAACGTTTTCGGCGCCGTGTATATTTCTTAAAGCAGTTACCAATTCGGTGCCAATTTGCCCATTGGCGCCAATCACTAAAATCTTTTCGCTCATGCAATCGCGGTTTGGGTACAAAGGTAAATTTTTTTGCCTGAACCCGAATTTTAAGCATCAAAGAATTGACAAAATAGCCTTAAATACACCCATAAACCCTATATATGCATTATATTATTTTCGATACATATGATTTACGCCGTTATTTTTTGCATACTAAATTAGTAGACATTTTGGCAAAAAAATCGCATATTTGCCATTTAGTTTACATATTCATAATTTAAAACAAAAAATGAAAGTCGCAGTTGTAGGTGCCACAGGATTGGTTGGCACTAAAATGTTGCAGGTTCTTGCCGAACGCAACTTCCCCGTTACAGAATTAATTCCCGTAGCTTCCGCTAAAAGTATTGGTAAAGAGATCACTTTTAAGGGTAAGCAGTTTAAGGTGGTTTCTGTTGAGGATGCGATTAAACAAAAGCCCGATGTAGCTATTTTTAGCGCGGGTGGCAGTACTTCTTTAGAGCAGGCACCGTTATTCGCAGCTGCGGGCATAACCGTTATTGATAACTCTTCGGCCTGGCGTATGGAT includes:
- a CDS encoding NAD-dependent epimerase/dehydratase family protein, with the protein product MSEKILVIGANGQIGTELVTALRNIHGAENVIASDINSPNYAIRNSGPFEFANVLDKDNLHHLFDKHRPTQVYLLAAILSAVGEQKPKMAWDLNMTGLLHVLDFAVEFKTSKIFWPSSIAVFGPHSPQYNTPQYCIMDPNTVYGFSKLAGERWCEYYHTKYGVDVRSLRYPGLIGWRANPGGGTTDYAVHIFHEALKKGKYQGFLSAQTALPMMYMDDAIRATISLMDAPAENLSIRSSYNLAGISFTPEQLAEEIKKHIPGFEMSYADNDPRQAIADSWPKSIDDTQAQQDWGWALEYDLAKITEDMLTNLKNVI